The Faecalibacter sp. LW9 genome has a segment encoding these proteins:
- a CDS encoding MutS-related protein: MININDLNLKSDILPFYNFTKNKMSLQRLEEFLSRKPNSLEIAVESQKLIQYVLNQKDFINNYHYNVLYLSEAYYFMHHLQEYETIYLRFVNPFNVIDYSKVIQTLMILHQIKTITQLLEDHEAPEKFKELKKNSHDIFEQYEIEKHLEIHQQQILKRKDFITIYQKLFKDQEIIKNILNDFMDVEIYYSIAKAIQTYNYSIPTLTIDDLDLKQFYHPKLKHPVKNDFKPTKHLVLLSGANMSGKSTFFKSVALCIYLGNLGLPIPAESSRIPFYNSINIRISHQDDITNGYSHFMNEIVNLKEYILQIKSQNNVIGFYDELYSGTNTHDAMELFSTTIKGLSKINNGLTFISSHIHELKDELELNEQIEIYHLECKIKDEKPLYTYQLKEGYNAMKIGQIIFRNEGLYQLLQ, translated from the coding sequence ATGATAAATATTAATGATCTTAATCTAAAATCGGATATTTTACCTTTCTATAATTTTACTAAAAATAAAATGAGTCTGCAACGATTAGAAGAATTTCTTTCGCGTAAACCTAATAGTTTAGAAATTGCAGTAGAAAGTCAGAAATTAATTCAATACGTTTTAAATCAAAAAGATTTCATTAATAATTATCATTACAATGTTCTTTATCTCTCGGAGGCTTATTATTTCATGCATCACCTTCAGGAATACGAAACAATTTATTTAAGATTCGTGAATCCTTTTAATGTTATCGATTATTCAAAAGTTATACAAACCTTGATGATTTTACATCAAATTAAAACAATTACTCAATTGTTAGAGGATCATGAAGCTCCTGAAAAGTTTAAAGAATTAAAGAAGAATAGCCATGATATTTTTGAACAATATGAAATTGAAAAACATTTAGAAATCCATCAGCAACAAATTCTTAAAAGAAAAGATTTCATCACGATTTATCAAAAACTATTTAAAGATCAAGAAATTATTAAGAATATTCTCAATGATTTTATGGATGTAGAAATTTATTATTCGATTGCTAAAGCAATACAAACTTATAATTACTCCATACCAACTTTAACAATTGATGATTTAGACCTTAAACAATTTTATCATCCCAAATTAAAACATCCTGTAAAGAATGATTTTAAACCAACAAAACATTTAGTATTACTTTCTGGAGCTAATATGTCGGGAAAATCGACATTTTTTAAGTCAGTTGCATTGTGTATCTATTTGGGTAATTTAGGATTACCCATTCCTGCAGAATCTTCAAGAATTCCATTTTATAATTCTATTAATATCCGTATTTCTCATCAAGATGATATTACAAATGGATATAGTCATTTTATGAATGAAATTGTAAACCTAAAAGAATATATCTTACAAATTAAAAGTCAAAACAACGTAATTGGATTTTATGATGAGTTATACAGCGGAACCAATACACATGACGCGATGGAGTTATTTTCTACAACTATAAAAGGGTTATCTAAAATTAATAACGGTCTTACTTTTATTTCTTCTCACATCCACGAATTAAAGGATGAATTAGAGTTAAATGAACAGATCGAGATTTATCATCTTGAATGTAAAATCAAAGATGAAAAACCATTGTACACATACCAATTAAAAGAAGGCTATAATGCAATGAAAATTGGACAAATCATATTTAGAAATGAAGGGTTATATCAATTATTACAATAA
- a CDS encoding DUF1684 domain-containing protein produces the protein MMKNIILILVALMTLGSCATKVTSENQLTDFQKELVEFYNNTSTSPLNQEEKNNFVGITFYPYQEKYNVKADFTPINDGDVIPFPTSAGKIQYYTAFGMATFTIDGQTHSLKIYQSHPIKEEYKDHLFLPFTDDTNGDGTYGGGRYIDLDLTKSFTPEGQIIINFNEAYNPYCAYSKRYNCPIPPGENSLDTRIEAGVTYKK, from the coding sequence ATGATGAAAAATATTATTTTAATTTTAGTTGCATTGATGACCTTGGGGAGTTGTGCAACGAAAGTTACTTCAGAAAATCAATTGACAGATTTTCAAAAAGAATTGGTGGAATTCTATAATAATACAAGTACATCACCTTTAAATCAAGAAGAGAAAAATAATTTTGTAGGAATTACCTTTTATCCCTACCAAGAAAAGTACAACGTAAAAGCGGATTTTACTCCAATCAATGATGGAGATGTTATCCCTTTTCCAACGTCAGCAGGAAAAATTCAATATTACACAGCCTTTGGAATGGCTACTTTTACAATAGATGGGCAAACGCATTCGTTAAAAATTTATCAATCTCATCCCATTAAAGAAGAATATAAAGACCATTTATTTCTACCCTTTACAGATGATACAAATGGAGATGGTACTTATGGTGGAGGGCGTTACATCGATTTGGATTTAACGAAGTCTTTTACACCTGAAGGACAAATTATCATTAACTTTAATGAGGCTTACAATCCATATTGTGCGTATAGTAAACGCTACAATTGTCCAATACCTCCAGGAGAAAATTCATTGGATACCCGAATAGAAGCTGGTGTAACCTATAAAAAATAA
- a CDS encoding GNAT family protein yields MENLSTNAFRLDPIDEKYYTPLLKDALNEKLWTYSTIKIASEDDFKEYFHQALSLDKQTSLRAFVVYDLQKDRPVGMTRLYGFDSKNKSAKIGFTWYAVEQQGSGINTHVKYLMLQLAFDQLELERIELNADLRNKRSIAAMKKIGFQQEGILRKHMYLPDGYKRDTIVFSMLKEEWNSIYKSQLEEKIIG; encoded by the coding sequence ATGGAAAACCTCTCAACCAATGCTTTTCGATTAGATCCAATCGATGAAAAATATTATACACCACTTTTAAAGGATGCATTAAATGAAAAACTATGGACTTATTCGACCATTAAAATTGCATCAGAAGATGATTTTAAAGAATATTTTCATCAAGCTTTATCGTTAGATAAACAAACATCTTTAAGAGCTTTTGTCGTTTATGATTTACAAAAAGATCGTCCGGTAGGGATGACAAGATTGTATGGTTTTGATTCTAAAAATAAATCTGCAAAAATAGGTTTCACATGGTATGCTGTCGAACAACAAGGATCAGGAATTAATACCCATGTGAAATATTTGATGTTACAATTGGCATTTGATCAATTGGAATTGGAACGAATTGAGTTGAATGCTGATTTAAGGAACAAACGAAGCATTGCCGCTATGAAGAAAATTGGTTTTCAACAAGAAGGAATTTTGAGAAAGCACATGTATCTTCCAGACGGTTACAAAAGAGATACGATTGTGTTTAGTATGTTAAAAGAGGAATGGAATTCCATTTATAAATCTCAGCTGGAAGAAAAAATTATAGGATAA
- a CDS encoding helix-turn-helix domain-containing protein, translating into MSEIKLLQEINELKKLIKQNYINEKPVLTAKELQIYLDFSESKLNKLTANKLIPFYKPTNGARIFKKDEIHEWIMQYGVHSESDADRLYQSYNGKRKSR; encoded by the coding sequence ATGTCAGAAATTAAACTTTTACAAGAAATTAATGAGCTTAAGAAGCTTATTAAGCAAAACTACATTAATGAAAAGCCAGTATTAACGGCTAAAGAATTACAAATTTATTTAGATTTCTCAGAAAGTAAACTAAATAAACTTACTGCAAATAAACTTATACCATTCTACAAACCTACAAATGGAGCTAGGATCTTCAAGAAAGATGAAATTCACGAATGGATTATGCAATACGGTGTGCATAGTGAAAGTGATGCAGATAGGCTATATCAATCATATAACGGAAAAAGAAAAAGCAGGTAA
- the menC gene encoding o-succinylbenzoate synthase, with protein MKATFEPYVLKFKRPGGTSRGVLTEKLTYILTLEEDGRTYLGECGLFKGLSADDREDYEQKLQWVCDHIDLGIQVLWDQLREWPSIQFGLEQAFQALSFNRYKDEYNDPYNPDLFESAFKNGEKGMQINGLIWMGDVDFMRQQIQEKLAEGFKCIKIKIGVNWESEYQILKQLREEFSPEQLELRVDANGGFTFEEAKVVLQQLAELKIHSIEQPIKAGNVEQMAELCAHTPIPIALDEELIGVFEREDKLALIEKIKPQFVILKPSLVGGIRGSLEWIDACDYNGIDFWITSALESNIGLNAIAQWTAILYPEMPQGLGTGSLFTNNFPTRLEVRGEHLYRNK; from the coding sequence ATGAAAGCAACATTTGAACCTTACGTATTAAAATTTAAACGTCCTGGAGGAACTTCTAGAGGTGTTTTAACGGAAAAATTAACGTATATCCTTACTTTAGAGGAGGATGGAAGAACGTACTTAGGCGAATGTGGTTTATTCAAAGGCTTAAGTGCTGATGATCGTGAAGATTATGAACAAAAATTACAATGGGTGTGCGATCACATCGATTTAGGAATTCAAGTATTATGGGATCAACTTCGAGAGTGGCCTTCTATTCAATTTGGATTAGAACAAGCTTTTCAAGCATTAAGTTTTAATCGCTATAAAGATGAATATAACGATCCTTATAATCCCGATTTATTTGAATCAGCATTTAAAAATGGTGAAAAAGGAATGCAAATCAATGGCTTAATTTGGATGGGGGATGTGGATTTTATGCGTCAACAGATTCAAGAAAAGTTAGCCGAAGGTTTTAAATGCATCAAAATTAAAATTGGGGTGAATTGGGAATCCGAATACCAAATTCTAAAACAGTTGAGAGAGGAATTTTCTCCAGAACAATTAGAATTACGAGTAGATGCGAACGGAGGATTTACGTTTGAAGAAGCAAAAGTTGTATTACAACAATTGGCTGAATTAAAAATTCATTCGATAGAGCAACCTATAAAAGCTGGAAACGTAGAGCAAATGGCTGAATTATGTGCTCACACACCAATTCCAATTGCGTTGGATGAAGAATTAATTGGTGTATTCGAGCGTGAAGATAAATTAGCATTAATCGAGAAAATAAAACCACAATTCGTTATTTTAAAACCAAGTTTAGTAGGTGGAATAAGAGGTTCGTTAGAATGGATTGATGCCTGCGATTACAATGGAATAGATTTTTGGATTACATCTGCGTTAGAAAGTAACATAGGATTAAATGCTATTGCCCAATGGACGGCTATCCTCTATCCTGAAATGCCTCAAGGTTTGGGAACAGGAAGTTTATTTACAAATAATTTTCCGACTCGCTTAGAAGTCAGAGGAGAACATTTATATCGTAACAAATAA
- the mce gene encoding methylmalonyl-CoA epimerase, whose product MKLEHIGIAVKDLNISNEIFEKLLGKEPYKEESVSSEGVRTSFFSAGESKIELVGSEKNGSAIEKYLEKNREGIHHLAFGVDNLEKEIERLKNEGFIFINETPKLGADNKRIVFLHPKSTNGVLVELCEDVK is encoded by the coding sequence ATGAAATTAGAACATATTGGAATAGCGGTAAAAGATTTGAATATTTCCAATGAAATCTTTGAAAAATTATTAGGAAAAGAACCATATAAAGAAGAATCTGTTAGTTCGGAAGGAGTAAGGACATCATTCTTTTCTGCAGGTGAATCAAAGATCGAATTGGTCGGATCTGAAAAAAATGGGAGTGCGATTGAAAAATATTTAGAAAAAAATCGAGAAGGTATCCATCACTTGGCTTTTGGAGTTGATAATCTTGAAAAAGAAATTGAACGACTTAAAAATGAGGGGTTTATTTTTATTAATGAAACACCAAAATTAGGGGCAGACAATAAACGAATTGTGTTTTTACATCCTAAATCAACAAACGGCGTATTGGTCGAGCTTTGCGAAGATGTAAAATAA
- a CDS encoding AMP-binding protein, producing MMILDFSSSSFDHKAFHPKTPFEQDVLDFLENWYDDSTVMMAHTSGSTGTPKPITLTKENMRKSARMTCKYLRLEKGNTAVLAMPVNYIAGKLMLVRAAEIGMKLICVQPSAHLEWSIFQPYADPIDFVALTPMQVEKSIDFVSHCDKLIIGGAPLSDKVKQDLHPMSNEVYETYAMTETITHIAFKQVPNQKFQKVNPYFEAFDEVNIKQDDRGCLVIETPYDDLIVTTNDIVELIDDRNFNWIGRADHVINSGGIKLFPEQIEEVLKPYLSTPYIITSKPDERLGQRLILVVEGKEYPIDLSKAPLTKYQFPKEIVFVDQFPRTESGKIQRNKIVL from the coding sequence ATGATGATTCTTGATTTTAGTTCATCGTCATTTGATCATAAAGCATTCCATCCGAAGACACCTTTTGAGCAGGATGTTCTTGATTTTTTAGAAAATTGGTACGATGATTCCACGGTCATGATGGCTCATACCTCTGGTTCAACAGGAACGCCGAAGCCTATAACGTTAACCAAAGAAAATATGCGTAAAAGTGCACGCATGACGTGTAAATATTTACGTTTAGAAAAAGGCAATACAGCAGTATTGGCGATGCCTGTCAATTATATTGCAGGTAAATTGATGTTGGTGAGGGCTGCTGAAATTGGAATGAAATTAATCTGTGTACAACCATCAGCTCATTTGGAATGGTCGATCTTTCAACCCTACGCAGATCCTATTGATTTTGTTGCTTTAACACCAATGCAAGTTGAAAAATCAATTGATTTTGTTTCCCATTGTGATAAGTTAATTATAGGAGGCGCACCATTATCAGATAAAGTGAAACAAGATTTGCATCCGATGTCCAATGAAGTTTATGAAACGTATGCGATGACGGAAACCATTACGCATATCGCTTTTAAACAAGTTCCGAATCAAAAATTTCAAAAGGTTAATCCATATTTCGAAGCTTTTGATGAGGTTAATATCAAACAAGATGATCGTGGATGTTTAGTTATAGAAACACCGTATGATGACTTAATTGTCACGACAAACGATATCGTTGAATTAATAGATGATCGTAATTTTAATTGGATTGGTCGAGCAGATCATGTCATCAATTCAGGAGGAATAAAATTATTTCCGGAGCAAATAGAGGAGGTACTAAAACCATATCTATCGACGCCTTATATCATCACATCCAAACCGGATGAACGTTTAGGACAGCGGTTAATTCTAGTCGTCGAAGGGAAGGAATATCCAATTGATTTATCAAAGGCTCCACTCACGAAATATCAATTTCCGAAAGAAATAGTCTTTGTTGATCAATTTCCAAGAACGGAAAGTGGAAAAATTCAACGGAATAAAATAGTATTATAA
- a CDS encoding outer membrane beta-barrel family protein, whose protein sequence is MKKILTPIACFFTFYAYAQTEVKGSITLHDGSPAAFIDILIKKDEKYIDEVSTDENGLYTTLLEDGTYEFFFSDAGVQIAKQNVSFHQDQEIGVLVLPKPENIALKETVITGQKKLIEKKVDRLVFNTDLAEGAKGGNALDALRLAPRIKVDESTDAISIIGKGSISVMINDRLMQMNSDQLASYLKTIRTEDIEKIEVITNPPAKYDATGNSGIVNIVLKNAKSESVNGSLSASYNHQKYGGYNLSGNVNVRKGKWTFTSTVYNGLGKWYNESLTHTYYPDETWSNESYNSNNNKYIGGRIGVDYEINKNLITGFTFDTSNGDGENNGQSTSTIRDLISNAPKKYITNLRDGSFWDWNYIGFNYHVIKKFGTDGKKLTFDFDYSGNNNTSNDQTISNEWDANWNAFPNTYQGNKTYTFSDSDRFNVSVDMEHPVKDWKMNYGTRLRWATDQANNTRYNTSSPETPFMEQPSLFTAFEYRENVNALYYSVEKELSDQWTAKIGLRYEGAIVKGISDQAEENYRKEFHGLYPSAYLMYQAAENHSFSINYSRRVDRPFMWYLNPARVKMNDYAYNEGNPDLTPSNSNNFELEYAYKDVSVSSIYYRNQNDLFEQVQIIDPETKIVINKPFNIGKTYSIGFSENLNIKPLKWWKINASADVFYRKTTGGIPELSYSIDGITGEFRITNNFDLNKKKTLFANYTFNHETKNVYGLDQFGAYSRHNVGFRAMLWDKKLQLSANINNLFENKNSTYRSRSNEIETFGTNTAFRSFRIGIAYNFGKYFNIERSKSNQEQAGGKA, encoded by the coding sequence ATGAAAAAAATTCTAACACCTATTGCCTGCTTCTTTACGTTCTATGCTTATGCACAGACTGAAGTTAAAGGAAGTATTACTCTACATGATGGAAGCCCAGCTGCCTTTATTGATATACTGATTAAAAAAGATGAAAAATACATCGATGAAGTTTCAACCGATGAAAACGGCTTATATACAACCCTTTTAGAAGATGGAACATATGAATTTTTCTTCTCTGATGCTGGTGTTCAAATTGCAAAACAAAATGTGAGTTTTCATCAAGATCAAGAAATTGGAGTATTAGTCCTTCCAAAACCTGAAAACATTGCCTTAAAAGAAACTGTAATCACCGGCCAAAAAAAGTTAATCGAAAAAAAAGTCGATCGTTTAGTCTTTAATACTGACTTGGCAGAAGGTGCTAAAGGTGGAAATGCATTAGATGCATTACGATTAGCACCACGGATTAAAGTAGACGAAAGCACTGATGCTATATCCATCATTGGAAAAGGTTCCATCAGTGTGATGATCAACGATCGATTGATGCAAATGAATAGCGACCAATTAGCCAGCTACTTAAAAACAATTCGAACGGAAGACATCGAAAAAATTGAAGTCATTACCAATCCTCCCGCTAAATATGATGCGACGGGAAATAGTGGAATCGTCAACATTGTTTTAAAAAATGCTAAATCTGAAAGTGTCAATGGATCTCTATCCGCAAGCTATAATCACCAAAAATATGGTGGATATAACCTTAGTGGTAATGTCAATGTACGCAAAGGAAAATGGACATTTACATCAACCGTATATAATGGATTAGGTAAATGGTACAATGAAAGTCTAACCCATACTTATTATCCGGATGAAACGTGGTCGAATGAAAGTTATAATTCCAACAACAACAAGTACATCGGTGGACGTATTGGAGTAGATTATGAAATCAATAAAAACCTTATTACAGGATTCACATTTGATACTTCCAATGGTGATGGTGAAAATAATGGCCAATCGACTTCTACAATTCGTGATCTAATTTCCAATGCACCGAAAAAGTATATTACCAACTTAAGAGACGGAAGCTTTTGGGATTGGAATTATATCGGATTCAACTACCATGTGATTAAAAAATTTGGGACTGATGGAAAAAAATTAACGTTTGACTTTGATTATTCAGGGAACAACAATACATCAAATGATCAGACTATCAGTAATGAATGGGATGCAAATTGGAATGCCTTCCCTAATACATATCAAGGAAATAAAACCTATACCTTTTCGGACTCTGATCGATTTAATGTGAGTGTGGACATGGAACATCCCGTAAAAGATTGGAAAATGAATTATGGTACACGTTTACGTTGGGCGACAGATCAAGCCAACAACACGCGCTACAACACTTCCTCTCCTGAAACCCCTTTTATGGAACAACCTTCGCTTTTTACAGCATTTGAATATCGTGAGAATGTAAATGCACTTTATTACTCTGTTGAAAAAGAATTATCTGATCAATGGACGGCTAAAATCGGTTTACGTTATGAAGGTGCAATAGTAAAGGGTATTAGTGATCAAGCCGAAGAGAATTATCGGAAGGAATTTCATGGGTTATACCCTTCAGCATATCTTATGTATCAAGCAGCAGAGAATCATTCCTTTTCTATAAATTATTCTCGTCGAGTCGATCGACCATTTATGTGGTACCTGAATCCTGCACGCGTTAAAATGAATGACTATGCGTACAATGAAGGTAATCCTGATTTGACACCATCCAATTCGAATAATTTCGAATTAGAATATGCCTATAAAGATGTATCAGTATCGAGCATCTATTATCGCAATCAAAATGATTTATTTGAACAAGTTCAAATTATTGATCCGGAAACAAAAATAGTAATCAACAAACCGTTTAATATTGGTAAAACGTATAGTATCGGTTTTAGCGAAAACCTAAATATAAAACCGTTGAAATGGTGGAAAATCAATGCTTCTGCAGATGTATTTTATCGTAAAACAACTGGTGGTATCCCAGAATTAAGTTATTCTATTGATGGAATAACGGGAGAATTTAGAATAACGAACAATTTTGATCTGAATAAAAAGAAAACTTTATTTGCCAATTATACCTTTAATCATGAAACAAAAAATGTATATGGCTTAGATCAATTTGGTGCTTATTCTCGTCATAATGTAGGTTTCAGAGCCATGTTATGGGATAAAAAATTACAGTTATCTGCAAACATTAATAATTTATTCGAAAATAAAAATTCAACGTATAGATCGCGATCAAATGAAATTGAAACATTTGGTACAAATACAGCGTTTCGATCATTTCGAATTGGTATTGCCTATAATTTTGGAAAATATTTCAATATTGAACGATCAAAATCCAACCAAGAACAAGCGGGTGGAAAAGCTTAA
- a CDS encoding tetratricopeptide repeat protein, whose protein sequence is MSFYEQGRAYLQKGQYRKALDYFSLSIKRKIEVTNSYFHRGLAQYHMKQYTDAIKDFDLALADQPENIDFLFYKAMANYNRFNPTIANEIFDQILAIKPDHYVAIHQKAFIQMNLKNYQKAIELYNEALKLKEDYDSCYHNRAFCYDQLKEYDKAIADYTKVIELNPHFLSYYNRANTYVLLERYDEALEDFESSLKINPNYFLTHYGKGVILETRGEIDEAIRCFQIALMLNNQFDLAAHKLNYYAQLATENQENIEE, encoded by the coding sequence ATGAGTTTTTATGAACAAGGAAGAGCTTATCTTCAGAAGGGACAGTATAGAAAAGCATTAGACTACTTTTCACTATCGATTAAACGTAAAATTGAAGTAACGAATTCGTATTTTCATCGTGGATTGGCTCAATACCACATGAAACAATATACAGATGCAATCAAAGATTTTGATCTTGCATTAGCTGATCAACCAGAAAACATTGATTTTTTGTTTTACAAAGCAATGGCCAATTACAATCGTTTTAATCCAACGATTGCTAATGAAATTTTTGATCAAATTTTAGCTATTAAACCTGATCATTATGTGGCAATTCATCAGAAAGCATTTATCCAAATGAATTTGAAGAATTACCAAAAAGCGATTGAATTATATAATGAGGCTTTGAAATTAAAAGAAGATTACGATTCATGCTATCACAATCGTGCCTTTTGCTACGATCAATTAAAAGAATACGATAAAGCAATTGCAGATTACACGAAAGTCATTGAATTAAACCCTCATTTCTTATCGTATTACAATCGTGCAAATACCTACGTATTATTGGAAAGATATGATGAAGCTTTAGAAGATTTTGAATCTTCATTAAAAATTAATCCGAACTATTTCTTAACCCACTACGGTAAAGGTGTAATTTTAGAAACACGTGGTGAAATTGATGAGGCCATCCGTTGTTTCCAAATCGCATTAATGCTTAACAATCAATTTGATTTGGCAGCACACAAGCTAAACTATTATGCGCAATTGGCAACTGAGAATCAAGAAAACATAGAAGAATAA
- a CDS encoding tetratricopeptide repeat protein, translating to MIWTDSNQLFNDAFFTMMDSQNKGKLFPIWKSFSFKNHSIEELLELQQKLDQSLDLNPDFYKSLFLKGIVQRQLNQNEEAIETFQQVKDNDFYLYACNIYLAEFYIHKLKFDQALHYLDEVYKIYNSNPRIVFLLALVHIEMFEFDAAKRYLNQLEKITSERQLIQLLRRNLSITEAIVNHTTNRLTLKNFKLKSINYNLQLKTNLIKHYSWHQDQGINYDSINCFLHGLILKNVKAYPIYEFIDTYTVQTILNYIAVQDHEVNILWEEIDFNHHFVKSYAEYTEVEALVREDL from the coding sequence ATGATCTGGACCGATTCGAATCAATTATTTAATGATGCCTTTTTTACGATGATGGATAGCCAAAATAAAGGGAAGTTGTTCCCGATTTGGAAATCATTTTCTTTCAAAAATCACTCAATTGAAGAATTGTTAGAACTGCAACAAAAGTTGGATCAATCGTTAGATCTTAATCCCGATTTTTATAAATCCCTCTTTTTAAAAGGGATTGTACAACGGCAATTGAATCAAAACGAGGAAGCAATTGAAACCTTTCAACAAGTCAAAGACAACGATTTCTATTTGTATGCTTGCAACATCTATTTGGCAGAATTTTATATTCATAAATTGAAATTTGATCAAGCCCTTCATTATTTGGATGAAGTGTATAAAATTTATAATTCCAATCCAAGAATAGTTTTTTTATTAGCCTTGGTTCATATCGAAATGTTTGAATTTGATGCTGCAAAACGGTACTTGAATCAATTGGAGAAAATTACATCTGAACGACAACTGATACAATTGCTTCGTCGTAATTTATCCATTACGGAAGCTATCGTAAATCATACCACGAACCGCTTAACATTAAAGAATTTCAAATTAAAAAGCATCAATTATAATCTTCAATTAAAAACCAATTTAATTAAACATTATTCATGGCACCAAGATCAAGGCATCAACTACGATTCCATCAATTGTTTTCTCCATGGCTTGATTTTAAAAAACGTGAAGGCCTATCCAATTTATGAATTTATAGATACTTATACGGTTCAAACCATTTTAAATTACATTGCAGTACAAGATCATGAAGTTAATATTTTATGGGAAGAAATTGATTTTAACCATCATTTCGTAAAGAGCTATGCTGAATATACGGAGGTAGAGGCATTGGTAAGAGAAGATTTGTAG
- a CDS encoding YggS family pyridoxal phosphate-dependent enzyme, with the protein MSIQDNLKQIQSTIPSPVTLVAVSKTKPVEDLQQAYDAGIRDFGENKIQEMCDKYEILPKDIRWHMIGHVQTNKVKYMAPFVHLIHGVDSLKLLKEINKQAEKNNRVIDVLLQVFIADEETKFGLDATELEHILTDEIQNLLHVKVVGLMGMATFTEDNNQIREEFKTLKNLFDLHQKTHPDLKILSMGMSGDYAIAIEEGSTMVRIGSSIFGHRNYNI; encoded by the coding sequence ATGAGTATTCAAGATAATTTAAAACAAATTCAATCAACGATTCCTTCTCCTGTTACATTAGTAGCTGTTTCGAAGACTAAACCAGTGGAAGATTTACAGCAAGCATATGATGCAGGAATTCGTGATTTTGGAGAAAATAAGATTCAAGAAATGTGTGATAAATACGAAATCTTACCCAAAGATATTCGTTGGCATATGATTGGTCATGTCCAAACCAATAAAGTAAAATACATGGCGCCATTTGTTCATTTGATTCATGGAGTTGACAGTTTAAAATTGCTTAAAGAAATCAATAAACAGGCTGAAAAAAACAATCGTGTAATCGATGTTTTATTGCAGGTGTTTATCGCGGATGAAGAAACCAAATTTGGATTAGACGCTACGGAATTAGAACATATTTTAACTGACGAAATTCAAAATTTGCTTCATGTAAAGGTGGTTGGATTGATGGGGATGGCAACATTTACAGAGGATAATAATCAAATACGAGAAGAGTTTAAAACATTAAAAAACTTATTTGATTTGCATCAAAAAACACATCCTGATCTTAAAATTCTTTCTATGGGGATGAGTGGTGATTATGCAATCGCTATTGAAGAAGGAAGTACAATGGTACGAATTGGTAGTTCGATTTTTGGACATCGAAATTATAACATATAA
- a CDS encoding lipoprotein, producing MKKIVLGLGVVLALASCSTGAVGTVGTITKVAQISSAISEITGLLGGLNLNQAQTSTVANALKSYITNYNSLDTTKENYQSLLEGYKTNALNEIKTGIGESKYGQFISALKTSANNTTVSDATRAIITSLIK from the coding sequence ATGAAAAAAATTGTTTTAGGATTAGGTGTAGTATTGGCTTTAGCAAGCTGTTCTACAGGTGCTGTTGGAACAGTAGGGACAATCACAAAAGTCGCTCAAATTTCTAGCGCGATTTCAGAAATCACTGGTTTATTAGGTGGGTTGAACTTAAATCAAGCACAAACATCAACTGTTGCCAATGCGTTAAAATCGTATATTACAAATTACAACAGTTTAGATACAACGAAAGAAAATTATCAATCGTTATTAGAAGGATATAAAACAAATGCTTTAAATGAGATTAAAACAGGAATTGGAGAATCGAAATATGGTCAATTCATTTCTGCTTTAAAAACATCTGCAAACAATACTACTGTTTCTGACGCTACAAGAGCGATAATTACAAGTTTAATTAAATAA